TGCACCAAAGGCGCGCGGGCTTCGTGGCGGAAACCGGCATAGGCGCGTTCAATGATACCTTTGAATTCCTCGTCAGTGAAGCTCTCGCCAATGAAAGGCTTCATCACCTCAAAGGCCACCTCTTCATAGGTCTTGCCTGCCATAGCGGCAATCGCATCCGCCTCAAGCGTCGGGATCTTCTTGGGCACATAAAGCCCCCCGTCCCGAGCAAGTCCTGTCAGCATCGCCTCGGCAAAGCTGAGTTCTGGGGCGTCCCCACGGGTAGAGATATATTTCACGTCTCTTAGACCTTATGTTTTGCGCGCATGCGGCGCAGGTAATACAGCGTCATCGCCAGCCAGACCAGAGCCAATCCGTACCAGGTCACGGCATAGTTCAGGTGATCGTTCGGAATGCCGGTTCTCGTCACCGGCAAGGGCGTCACGGCTGGGTTTATTTGCGACGTTTTGCGCGCCACGATGAGGATCGGGGCGGTATTGAGTGCAGCGGCCATGGCATCAACGTCTCGTGCGAACCAGATATTGGCGGCGAGATCATTTTCCGGCGTATAGCTGTCGCGCTCTTCCGGCCAATGCAGATTGCCCTCGACACGAACGTCCACCTCATCCCGCGCGGACGCTTTGTCTTCGGGTTTGATCCAGCCTCGGTCGACCATGATGCGGCGACCATCCGTCAGCTCGAAGGCTGCAATCACGCGGTAGATCGCGCCGGTCGCTTTAGAGGAGGCATAGACGTGGAGTTCTTCGGTCGTCATCAACCCCTCAGCGGTGACGGCGAGATAGCGATCTGCATCGGGGTCGATGTCTTCTGGCAGAGCTACAGGATCGGCCGCAATCCGAGCATCGATCTGTGCAAGAATGTCCTCTTTCCATTCCAGACGCCGCATCTGCCAGTTGCCCAGCGATACGAGGATTACGATGCCAATAATACCAAACCCAAGCGGCAGGATCAGACGACGCACATCAAGCCCTTTCAACACAGACCTTCAAAACGAAAATCGCGGCGAGATGTCCCGCCGCGATTTGCTTTAATCCTATCAGGCAGAAAGGTTCAACCTTTCGCGCCCTGATCGCCAGAGCGACTTATTGGCCCCAGACGTAGACGGCTGCGAACAAGAATAGCCAGACAACGTCAACAAAGTGCCAATACCACGCCGCCGCCTCAAAGCCGATGTGGCGTTCTGGGGTGAAGTGGCCGCGCAGCGCGCGCAT
This is a stretch of genomic DNA from Cognatishimia activa. It encodes these proteins:
- a CDS encoding SURF1 family protein, encoding MKGLDVRRLILPLGFGIIGIVILVSLGNWQMRRLEWKEDILAQIDARIAADPVALPEDIDPDADRYLAVTAEGLMTTEELHVYASSKATGAIYRVIAAFELTDGRRIMVDRGWIKPEDKASARDEVDVRVEGNLHWPEERDSYTPENDLAANIWFARDVDAMAAALNTAPILIVARKTSQINPAVTPLPVTRTGIPNDHLNYAVTWYGLALVWLAMTLYYLRRMRAKHKV